The Nitrospirota bacterium genome segment CTCAGGTCGTTAATCATTTTATCGCGCAGTTCCGGAAAAATAACCGGCGGCACCATGCTCGCATTGAACAATTGTTTCTCAAGGTTGATATTTGCGATGCTGATGTCTGCGGCGTTCATGAACGCCATGATGTGTTTTTTCTCATTTTCAGACGCACAGCAATCGATTGTAGATTGCAGGTTGATAATCGTTGCCGGTAGAATAATGGCAAGTTTGGTTGAAAACCAGTTAAACACCGGCTTCAACTGATCGTTGTTTAGCTGAATTGCGGTTGAAAGAAAAAGGGCGTTTGATCTGGTCGCCGTTTTAATGACTTCCTTCTGGCCGCTGAAATTTCTACTGAACTGCCATTCATACGTACCGGTTTTATTGTTAAAAATACGTTCAAACCATCGCTGGGGCTTGCCTTCAGGATAGGCAATGAGCCACTCTTCGGTGATCCGCTGTTGTGTTGCTGAAAAACCGTATTGATAGCGGCTCCCCTCGCTGATGATTGTAATTTCAAATTCCGACGGCGACTTTGCACTTTCCCTATCAAAAAGAAACGGTACAACAGGGACCGACTGTCCTTCCTGAATAGACGAGAACGACTGGATGACGAGGAACTGCATGATATTAAGCGCAAGGATTGTGTTGCTTTTACCAGAAGCGTTAGCTCCATACATAACGGCAGAGCGAAGAAGCTTAGGCAGCTTGGAAATAGACGGGAACGTATTGGATTCGTCTAATTCCCCACCCTTCGCAGCTGCCAGGCTAAGTACCTGTTTTTCTTTAATTGATCTAAAATTGGTTACTGAAAATTCAATTAACATGATAACCTCTTGCAGTTTTTTCTTTATAATTGCGCAAAATTTGCAAAATGTCAAGCAAAAATACACTACAAATGCTTTTTTGCTCTGCCAGCCGGGTCATATCCGATCTTGTTCTTAATGTTCCGGATCATACCGGCATCTGGGCTGTCGGCGCTTTTTGGTAAGGATAGCAGGTGGAAAAGCTCCTTGATGCTTCTTTCGCATAAAGGTCGTACGCATTTTCTCGATCGGCATAGGGGGCGGCCTTGACGGCCGCGCCCCTGCCACACCACCCGGCATGCGGGTCCGCACCGGGCGATTCGAGAAGTTGAGGTTATGAGAGGTTCGCTCTCGTCAGCGCTGCCTGTAGCAACCCCGACCCTGTGTTCTCCGATCATACCGCGGGGTGCACGCTTCATCACTGCCAGGTTCTCTCCCGGCTTCACCGGACGCTTCCCCCGACCGCTCCGCTAATGCGGACTTCTGATGCCTTGCGTGTACCATCGGAATGCCCTTGAACACTCCTTCTCGTTCGGCCCTTCGCTCCCTGTCGGCAGCTACTACGGCCTCTGCTGACTTCTCGCTCCGTGTCGCCACGTTGGCCCTTCAGCCATGAGGCGAGATCTCCCCAGGTAAGAACGCACTCCTTCGCTGCACAACCGCCGGATCTACGCCGCTCCGCCTTGATCACGAGAGCTTCGCGGTTTCATGCCCGCTCGCCCTGCTCGGCAGCGCCTTCTATCCGATTCTTGTTCATCAGCTCGCAGCTTCGCTCCGCGCTTCCTTCCCACACTCGGTCGCCCTCATGCAGTTGCGCTTTGCTTCGTTCGTCGTGATCAACTTACGGTGGGACTTGCACCCACAGGAGTGCGCCCATGCTGGGCGCACATAAAAAAAGGCCGGCAGAGATTTCCTCTCTGCCGGCCTTCGTGTTTTCCTCGTGAAAGGAAACGATTTGCTTAGTACATTCCGCCGCCCATGCCGCCCATACCACCCATGCCGCCGGGCATTCCTCCGCCACCCTTCTCTTCGGGCAGATCGGTGATCATCACTTCCGTCGTGAGCATCAGGCTCGCCACGGAGGCCGCGTTCTGAAGCGCGGACCGGGTCACCTTGGTCGGGTCGATAATGCCCGCCTGGAGCATGTCCACATACTCTTCCTTCTGTGCGTCAAAACCGTAATTCAGCTTGTCCGAGGACTTCACCTTGTCCACGATTACCGACGGTTCGAGACCGGCGTTGTTCACGATCTGGCGAATCGGCTCTTCAAGCGCCTTCTTCACGATATTGACGCCGATCTGCTCGTCACCACCGAGCTTCATCTTGTCCAGGATCGGGATGCAACGGAGCAGCGCAACACCACCGCCCGCTACGATACCCTCTTCCATGGCTGCGCGGGTCGCGTGAAGCGCGTCCTCGACCCGTGCCTTCTTTTCCTTCATCTCGGTTTCGGTTGCTGCGCCCACGTTGATGACCGCGACGCCGCCCACGATCTTCGCGAGCCGTTCCTGGAGCTTCTCTTTATCGTAATCCGAGGTCGTCTCGGCAATCTGCGCCTTGATCATCTTCACCCGGCCCTGGATCGCGTCGGTCTTGCCCGCTCCTTCAACGATGGTGGTGTTGTCCTTGTCCACAGTGATCTTCTTTGCCCGTCCGAGGTCCGTGATCTTTACATTCTCAAGCTTGATGCCGAGGTCTTCAGAGATCACCTGTCCACCGGTCAGGATCGCGAGGTCTTCGAGCATTGCCTTGCGGCGGTCGCCGAAGCCCGGCGCCTTGATGGCGCAGATCTGAAGCGTGCCGCGAAGCTTGTTCACCACCAGGGTCGCCAGGGCCTCACCCTCAACGTCCTCGGCGACGATCACCATCGGCGCGCCCATCTTGGCGGTCTGTTCCAGGATCGGGAGCAGGTCCTTCATGCTCGAGATCTTCTTCTCCGACAGGAGGATGTAGGCGTTCTCAAGAACGGCCTCCATCTTCTCGGCATTGGTCACAAAGTAGGGCGAGATGTATCCGCGGTCGAACTGCATCCCCTCTACCACGTCGAGGCTGGTGAGCATGCTCTTGGCCTCTTCCACGGTGATGACGCCGTCCTTGCCGACCTTGTCCACTGCCTCGGCGATCAAATCGCCGATGGTGGCGTCGCTGTTCGCGGAAATACTGCCGACCTGGGATATTTCCTTCTTGTCAACAACGAGCTTGGAGTTCTTCTTAAGGTTCGCGATGACCGCTTCAACGGCCTTCTCGATGCCGCGCTTCAGGTCCATGGGGTTCGCGCCCGCGGTCACGTTCTTCATGCCTTCGCGGTAGATGGCCTGGGCCAGCACTGTCGCGGTCGTGGTGCCGTCACCGGCCACGTCCGAGGTCTTGGAAGCAACTTCGCGCACAAGCTGGGCGCCCATGTTCTCATAGGGGTCCTTCAGCTCAATTTCCTTTGCCACGGTCACACCGTCCTTGGTTATGGTCGGTGCGCCGAATTTCTTGTCGATCATGACGTTCCGGCCCTTGGGACCAAGCGTCGCCTTCACGGCGTCCGTAAGAACGTTCACTCCCTTCAGGATCGCCGCACGCGCTTCCTGGTCGAACATAAGCTGCTTTGCCATATCATCTCCTCCTAAAAATTCATAATAATATTGATCATATGTTCCGGTGAGGGAACCTTCAGGGAACTTAGCTCAGGATTCCGAGCACGTCCTCTTCCTTGACGATCAGATACTCGACATTGTCGAGGTTGATCTTCGATCCTGAATACCGGTCAAAGAGGATTTTGTTGCCTACCTTGAGAGACTTCACCTCATCACCCACGGCCTCAACCTGTCCGCTCTGCGGTTTCTCTTTCGCGGAATCGGGAATATACAGACCGCCTGCAGTCTTCTCCAGTTCCGCGGTGTAGCTTACGAACACCCTGTCTTTCAATGGCTTGAATTTAATACTCATGTGTGCTCAACTCCTTTCGTGAATTGTAAGTTTTATTATAGCAGAAAATTTAGCACTCGTTTAAGGCGAGTGCTAATATAGGGCTGAGTCAAAAAAAAAGCAAACCTAGTATTTAGCAATTATAGGCTATTTTATGCAAATATTAGCCATTTTTAAGGAAAATTCAAAGGATTACTGATTATTAAAACATATTAAAAAAAGCAGGGATGATATCCCTGCTTTTTCAATTCGTTAGCATTTTTATTGTAATATCTTTTTCTATTTTTCCTTTTTAGCCGAAACCGGGATATTTTTAAATACGTCCTCGGCCTTTAATGCAGGCTTTAAGATCTCGATGGCCTTCTGTATCTGGATATCGTCCTTTTTTTCTTTCGGCGTCACTTCCATAGAGAAGTCGTCTTCAAGGGAAGGCGTGCCCTTTTCCTTTTTCTTTTCCTCTTCGACGGTGTCGTTCTTCAAGTGGCGATCAAGGTCCTTTTCACGCACAACCACGTGCAGTGAATCAGTAGTACCCTCCTTCGCCTCTTTTACCGTCGGCAACTTCACCTCGATGTCCGGGGTAATGCCCACGTTCTGGATCGAACGGCCGCTTGGCGTGTAGTATTTGGCAGTCGTAAGCCGGACACCGCCACCGCCTTCAAGGGGAAATACAGTCTGGACCGATCCCTTGCCGAAGGTCTGAGTACCCACGATCACCGCACGCTTTGAATCCTGCAACGCGCCCGCAACGATCTCCGACGCGCTCGCGCTCCCCGTGTTCACGAGCACGACCATCGGGAAATCCCGGGGTGTTTCCGGTCCGCTGGTGAGAAAGTCCTTCCGGTCTGACTTCTGCCTGCCCTGGATATACACCACGAGCGAATCCCTGGGCAGGAACTTGCCGCTCACATCCACAGATGCGTCAAGGAGCCCACCCGGATCATTGCGCAGATCGAGGACCAGTTTCTTGATCCCCTTTGCCTCAAGGTTCTTCAACGCTTTTTCAAGCTCCTCGGTGGTCTGCCCCTGGAACTGGATGATTTTGATATAACCGATCTCGTTGTCAAGCATCTCGGACTTCACGCTCGTCACCTTGATGACGTCGCGCATGATCTTGAACTCCTTCGGTTTGTCCCATCCCTCGCGGTAGATCAGGAGACTCACCTGAGTGTTTTTGGGTCCGCGCATTTTGTCCACGGCCTGCTCGATCGTCATGTCCTTGGTCCATTCATCGTTGATCTTCATGATCTTGTCCCCGGCAGCGAGTCCCGCGCGGAAACCGGGGGTATCATCGATCGGCGCGATGATCGTGAGCTGCTGGTTCTTGACCCCGATCTGTATCCCAACGCCCTGGAACTCGCCCTTGATGTCGAGGTTCATCTCTTTAAATGACCGTTCGTTCATATAGGACGAATGGGGATCGAGGCTTGAGACCATGCCCCGGATGGCGCCCTGGATCAATTCCCTGGAATCAGGGTCCTCCACATAGTTCCGTTTTACAAGCTCGAGCGCCTGGGTGAAGGCTTTCAGCTCCTCATAGGTATCGGGCTTGGCCTGGACCATTCCCTGACCGATCACGACCCCGATCAGCAAAAGGATCAGCGCTGCCATTAAAAACTTCTTTTTGTTGATCCGAATCATTTCATCATCCTCCAGATTGTTCTGCATAATAACTCTCCCGTCAAATTATACAGGCAGAAATTAAGGTAACCGGTTTTGTTACAGCTTGATTTAAACGTTGAGCTTCTGTATTTGTCATTCTCCGTACATCTGTTGTGCGCTGTTGTGCGTCATTGCGTCATTTCTTCGCGAGCCACTGGAGCGGGTCCTGGGCCTCGCCGTTCCTGCGTATCTCGAAGTATAATTTCGAACCCTTCAGGCTGCCGGTGTCGCCCGCCAGACCGATCACCTGGCCCCCGGCGGCCCGCTCCCCTTTGTTCAGGTCAATCCGCGAGAGATTGCCGTAAAGTGTATAGAACCCGTTTCCATGGTCAAGGATCAGGAGTTTACCGTAGCCTTTGTACCAGTCCGCGAATGCCACCTGGCCGTCACGCACTGCCCGCACCGATTCCCCCTCATGCGCCTCGATCTCGATCCCCCTGCGATATACCATGGTGCCGAACTGCGGATGGCGCTGCATGCCGAACCTTGTCAGTACCTGGCCTTCGAGGGGCCACGGGAGCCGCGTCCTGTCACGCTCCGCGGTTTCGTGACCTTGTCGGGAATCAAGAAGGGGCGCTTTTGCAGCCCTCTTCTCCTGCTCGCCCTTCTTGATCATGGCCCAGAGACTGGCGGACGCCTCCTCAAGCTCGCGCAGGGACTGCTCGTACTGGCCCTTCTCATTCCGCACGCTCGCAAGGATGACGGCTTTTTTCTTTTTCCGCGCTTCGAGCTCCGCCTTCTTTGCTGCGACCACCCGCTGACGGGCAAGCAGTTCGTTTTTTTTCTCTGCGATCTCCATCTGCCGCGCCGCAAGCATTGTCAGGGCTTTGCTGTACTCCCTCATGATCACCCGGTCCCGATCGGCGATCGTACCGAGATACTTGATCCGCTTCAGCGTCTGGTCCAGTCCGTCAGGGGAAAATATTGCAACGGCGTATCCGCTTCGGCTCATCTTGTAAAGCGCCCGGAGCCGCCGGCTATAGTGCTGCTTCAGCGCGGCAAGCTCACGGCTGAGCACGGTGTTGTTCTTCTCGACCTCCCGAAGGGCCGCCTCGGAATCGTGCAGCCGCCGCTGCTGGTCGGTGAGTTCCGCGCGTCCGGTCTGGATGTCCCGGTCGATCTTTTCAAGCTCCGACAGGATCGAACGCTCTTTGCGGTCCGCCCGTTTCAGTTCCTTTTTTTTCTCGCGCATCTCGCGCTTGATGCGCTGAAGCTGCTGTTTGTCGGCTGACCGGTCCGCGGCTGCGGAAAATCCAGGCGGCCAAAGCGCGATCAGGATAACGAGCAGAAGAACGCGAGTGGCGGTCGTCGTCCCCATGCGCTACTCCAGGAACCTGCTGACCGAGACCAGCCCGCCGGCAAGACCAAGTACTCCGCCGCCGATTATCATATATGCTACCACCGAAAGCGGCAGAAAGTCCAACCCATTCGGCCGCGACAGGAAGAGGAAAACCTCCCGCGGAAGCGCATAGTACACGCCCGCAAGGACGCCCACAGCGAGCGCCGAGCCGAGCATGGCAAGCATCATGCCTTCAATAAGAAACGGCCCCTGGATGAATCCACGGGTCGCCCCGATCCACTGCATCAGCTCGATCTCCTGGCCCCGGGAGTACAGCGCAAGCCGGACTGAGTTGGATATGATGAACACCACGGTAATCCCGAGCAGAACAGCCAGTGCCATGCCGCCATAGGTGATCACCGTGTAAAAACCCGACAGCACCCGGGCGCCCTCTTTCCCATAGGAGACGTCTTCCACGCCTCGATAGTCTGAAAACTTCCCGGCCAGGACCTCGAGCCGCTCCGCGTCAACAGTTCGATGGTCAAAGGTTATCTCATAGGAATCAGGCAGTGGGTTCTCAACGAGACCCTGGATCAGCGCCTCCTGTCCCTTGAGCTCCTTTTTGAACAACTGGAGCGCTTCGGCCCTGGACAGGTAGCCGACCTTTTTCACGCCCGGCTCCATCTTGATCCGGTGCTGAATAAAATCCTTCTCATGCTCCGTCAGCCCGTCCTTCAGGTATACGGACATCTCGAGGCGGTCTCCCAGAGAATTCACCGCGGTCTGGAGGTTCAGGAACACGATCAGGAAAAAACCCACGATGAGCATGGCCATGCTGATCGTGCCCACCGCGAGCAGGTTCACGAGGCTGTTGGCACGAAGTCCCCGGAAGGCCTCGGCGATAAAGTACAACAGGCCGTATCCTTTCACGGCGCTCTCTCCTCAATCGTTGTTGCGGCCGTTCCCGCGTCCGGCCTCGACAGAGGGGTGGGAGCGGTGCGCTGAAAGTGGCTGCCGTCGTCAATCACCTTGCCGCCCTCCATAATAATGATCCTGCGCTGCATCTTCCGCACCGTTTCCCAGTCGTGAGTGGCCACCAGCACGGTCGTGCCCTTCATGTTGATGTCCTTGAACAGGCGGAATACCTCCTGGGCGCTCTGGGGGTCCAGGTTGCCGGTGGGCTCGTCGGCAAGCAGCACCTGGGGCTCGTTCACAAGCGCGCGGGCCACGGCTACCTTCTGCTGCTCTCCACCCGAGAGCTTTGGCGGCGTCAAGTGGCTCTTGTTTTCCATCCCGACCTTCTTGAGCACCTGGTACACGCGCCGCTCGATCTCTCCGGGAGGAGTACCCACCACTTTCAGCGCAAGCGCGATATTTTCAAAAATCGTCTTATGGAGAAGAAGCTTGTAGTCCTGGAACACGAAGCCTATGTTACGCCTGAGGTAGGGAATGGTCGAGGATTTCAACCGGGAAGTGTTCATGCCCTGCATGACGATCCGCCCCTCGTCCGCGAGTTCGGCGCAGAAGAGGATCTTGAGCAGGGTGGACTTGCCTGCACCGCTCGGGCCGGTAACGAAAGCAAACTCGCCCTTGTCCACCGTGAAGCTCACGTCGCGCAGAGCGGGAACTCCTTCATAATATTTTGTTACCTGATAAAGCTGGATCATAGTGAGTCAAAGCTCAAATCACAATATCCAAATCCCAAATAAATTCCAAATTAAAAATTCCAATGACCTTGGCGTTTGGAATTTGCTGTTTGGTTATTGGAGTTTATTTGTGATTTGGTGCTTGAGCTTTGGAATTTCCCCCGCTTGCGCATCAGCGCTTCTTCTTAATAACTTCCTTGACCGCGGAAACGATATCACCCGCCGACATGCCGTACTTCTTCAGCAGCCCTTCCTGGTCACCGGACGCACCAAAGGTGTCCTTGACGCCGATGCGCACCATCGGGACCGGGGATGATTCGCTCAGCACCTCGGCCACGGCGCCGCCCAGTCCGCCGATGATCGAGTGCTCCTCGGCGGTCACGATCGCGCCGCTGTGCTTCGCGGCCCTGATTATGGCGTCAACATCGATCGGCTTGATCGTGGACATGTTGATCACACCCGCGTCGATCCCTTCGGCCTTCAGCAGATCGCGCGCCTTGATCGACTCGGCGACCATGATGCCCGTGGCGATAATGGCCGCGTCCCTGCCCTCGTTGAACACGTGGGCCTTCCCGATCTTGAACGCATACCCCTCGCCAAAGAGCGTCGGCACCTTGTTCCGTCCCACGCGCACGTAGCAGGGGCCCATATGCTCCGCCACGGCCTCGATGGCCTGCATTGTCTCGGGCCCGTCAGCAGGGACGATCACGGTCATGTGCGGAAGCACGCGCATCAAGGCAATGTCCTCGACAGACTGGTGCGAGCCGCCGTCCTCGCCGACCGTAATGCCCGCGTGGCTCGCCACGATCTTCACGTTCATGTTCGGATAGCAGATGGACTGCCGCACCTGCTCCCAGGCCCTGCCCGTGGCGAACACCGCAAAGGTGCTCGCAAACGGCAGCTTGCCGGCTACGGAAAATCCGGCCGCCGTGCCCATCATGTCCTGCTCGGCAATCCCGATGTTGAAGAACCGATCCGGGAACACCTTGGCAAATTTCGAGGTCTTCGTCGAACCCGACAGGTCCGCGTCCAGCACCACCACGTCATCCCGCTTTTTCCCGAGGGCCACCAGCGCGTCCCCGTATGCATCTCTCGTCGCAACCTTTGTCACGTTTCCCCCCTCTTCGAGTGCGGAATGCGGAGTTCGGAGTGCGGAATAAGAACTAAGGAGTTCTTGTCTTCAGCCTTTCACTCCGCACTCCGAACTCGCCACTCCGCACTTATTTGCACACCGTCTCTTCCGACAACTCTTTCAACGCGATCTCGAGCTCTTCCTTCGACGGCGTGGTCCCGTGGAACTCCACCTTGCCTTCGAACTGCTTCGAGCCCTTGCCCTTGATCGTGCGGCAAACGATCATGGTCGGCTTTCCCTTGATGGTTTCGGCCTTGTCGAGCGCGGTGGTGATGGCGCCCAGATCGTGACCGTCGATATCAAGCACTTCCCAGCCAAAGGCGCGCCATTTGTCCGTGATCGGCTCCACGCCCATCACCCTGGCAACCGGCCCGTCGATCTGGAGCCCGTTGTTGTCCACGAGCGCGCAGAGATTGTCGAGCTTGTAGTGCGCCGCGGTCATGGCAGCTTCCCAGACCTGGCCCTCCTGCAGTTCGCCGTCGCCGAGCAGGGCGTACACCCGGTTCGACGTCTTGTCGAGCTTGTGCGCGAGCGCGATGCCGTTGGCCACGGACAGGCCCTGACCCAGTGAACCCGTGGAGATCTCGACTCCCGGCACATACTTGCTGTCCGGATGGCCCTGGAGCCGCGAGCCGAGCTTCCGGAGCGTGCAGAGCTCCGCATGCTCGATGAACCCCGCGTGCGCGAGCACCGTATACAGAAGCGGCGCCGCATGGCCCTTCGAGAGGATGAAATGGTCCCGTCCCTTCCAGTCCGGTTTCTTTGCATCGTACTTCATTTTATAGAAGTAGAGCGCCGTAGCGATATCAGCCGCGGATAGGCTGCCCCCGGTGTGGCCCGAGCCGCACTCGGTCAGCATCTTCAGGATGTCGATCCTGACCCTTCGGGCCTTGTCCGTCAATGCTTTCAACTGCTCTTTTGATGCCGCCATGCAACCTGTCCTCCTGAGTGGATCATAGTATGGTAATGAGCAACAACGAATGAGATTATGTTCACCAAGGCAGGTGTCGCCGCGTTTTTCATACGCAGCGATCCCGAATAGTTCTGTGGCGACAGGTGTTTCAGATCGATTTCTTCTGTTCCCTGTCTCGCTGCTCCTGGGCAAGAAAGTCCAGGATAATATCGTCGAGCCCCTTTTCTTTCGCATCCGCCCTCGCTGGAGTCTGAGCAGGCGGAGCGGGTTTTTCCCCAGCCGGGGTCGGCGCGGCGGGCGCCGGCACGGACGCAGTTGCAGTTGATGGTGTGTACGTGGATTCGTGCGGGGCGTTATTCAGATCCAGCTTTCCATGCATCAGGTCGCGTATCATCTGCTTGTGCTGCTCCATCATCAACGCGCGCACCACCTCATCAAGACAGTCGGCCTTGAGAATGTCGGCGTAGCTGGTCTTGCGCGAAGCAAGGATCGCTCCCTGGAGATAGAGGAGAGAAGTTACATAGGGACTGTTGACCCCGCCGTCCTCGGTCTGGCAGTGGTAGACCTTCCCCTGGAATTTGAAGTCAGTATTGTACCCGGTAAGCATAGGACGGTATTATACAAAGCCGGGCAGGAAGTTGCAAGCCTTTTTGCTTGACAGTAAAAGCAGGTTAGTGTAACTTTCATCGCGTGCCGGCGTGGTGAAACTGGTAGACGCAGAGGACTCAAAATCCTCCGGGGGCAACTCCATGACGGTTCGATTCCGTCCGCCGGCACCAATAAAAAGATCGGTTATTCAACCGATCTTTTTTGTTTTACGACGGACAGAATAAGGGGGGATAGGTGGTCGTTTTTTCGTAAGGCCTATATGCTTTTCACAGTGATGCACTACGCTACCTTTTTCGGTTGCCGCTTGATGATAAGCTTGGCACCCAAGGCGTCCGCTATCTTCTTCAGCGTCGTGAGGCGGGGAAGACCGTGCGTCAAGCATTCAATTGGGGCCTTATCTTTTTATCCTCTGTTGAACAATGTTACGCGCAAGTTCGTACTCGGGCATGACTTTATCATGCTCTATCTTAACAGCCTTGTCCTTCAATAGCTCTTCTCTGTGCTTCTGATAATCCATCCGCTTACACCGCCATTTCAAAAAACAGCTTGTCATAGGTCACAACCGGCGCAGTTCTCTTGGCGGTCTCTTTCTTTTCGATCAAGCCCACTTGCTCCAAATACTTCACGTCGTCCGCGACATTCTTCACGTCCCGCTTTGCCATGCGCGCAAGCTCGTTGATCGAGGACGGTTTTTTCATCTTGATGATATGCAGGAGTCCAAGACGTTTCGGAGTCAACACTTTCCGCAAAGCCTCGAAGCTCGTAAAGTACACCTCCGGCCCTTTTACCGGCTTTAATTTCTCTCCGCGTTCAATGGCCTCGACTTTCTTGACCGTGTCGTCAAGAACGCTCTTTAAACTCTTTATCATGATCTTTTTTATTTTCATAGTTCACCCCTCTTATATTGCTCGATATCGTTATAGAAATCCTCTGTCAGCTTTCTGAGGCTGACAAATTTGTACGGTTCAACCCTGCCTTTTATATGCCTGTGATCTCCCTTGCCCTCGGTATTGTCGTAGCCGATCACCCGGCGCTTTCCCACGATGTAAACGTATGAGTACTTGTAGCCATGCGGCTTGTCTTTCGTCGGTTCGGGCAACTGCCATATCTTGACCTCGACGATATTCCCCGCTTCATCGGGAGCTTTAACGTGCTCAACAAGCCATGCTTTCATAATTATTGGTATGATATGCCTATAGAGAAATAATGTCAACCAGAAAAGAAAAGCCCCGGGTTGCCCAGGGGCCTTGATATTACACCGCCACCGGCTCGTCGGGCATCCGGTCTTGCATTTCACGTATCATCTGCCGCGCCCGTTCAAACCGTTGCGTCGCATCGTAGATGATAGTCATAAAACCGTTGAGGTTGTGAGCAAGCAGGGTTTCCATGCAGTTATCTGCGCCTTCGTATTTCCCAGCTGCCAGACATTCAACGATACTGAGTATGCCACCAAGGTGATCTAATTAGTCTTCGATCTTCTCGTAAAGGTCATCGGTCTTGATCCTGTGCTTTTTCATTTTCATTCTCCTTTTCGTTATGCCTATTTTATGCCCGTCAGACCGGAGAGCCAGCCAAATTACCGTATCTCCTGCCAACTTACCGGACGAAGATAACCCTTGATGTAACAAGGATTATCGCGTAATTCTAAGCATTTCACAGAGCGCACCGCTCCGTCAGTCTCGCTCTCAAAATCCTCCGGGCGCAAGCTCATGACGGTTCGATTCCGTCCGCCGGCACCAATAAAAAGATCGGTTATTCAACCGATCTTTTTTGTTTTACATCGGATGGAGTGGAACAGAGGTGGGAACATAAAAAAACCCTCCGGCAAGATACACCGGAGGGTCAGTATCCTTTCAGCAGATGTTAATGAGGGAAGTTTACGATCGCGTCGATCTGCTCCTGTGTCATGCCGTCCCGGAACTCCGGGTCGGTGACGGACCAGAAGTTATTTACGATCCTCAGCGCCTCGTTGTCGATCTCCGTGGCCTTGGCCAATGCATCCGCAGCAGTCAGGCTGGTGTCGTAGGTCCCCAGGATGATAAAGTTGACAATAGCCACACTGCCGCCCACCGGAACAGTGATGGTATAGGAGAAATCAATCATATCGCTTCCATTACCGTTAGCCAAGCCATCATCGGATTGATATACCACCTGGCCAGCATTGCCAAACACCATACCGATATCGCGGGTGTACTGATCGCCATCCCACGCAGTAATGGCTTTGCTACTGGTCGACGGCGTATCGTAGATGATCGCGGTGCCGGATGTGCCCAGTTCGGTACCATAGTGGACGGTTGTCGTGATGGGGCTCGGAGTATTGTTCTCGAATACATCCACCCACCGTCCCCAGAGCTTGTTTGGAACGGTATAGAAAGACCGCGTCACATCGAGGCCGTCGTGGTTCTCGGATCTCGAGGCCATGTTCTGCACCTCTGCAGGTGTGTTCGTGGTCCAGCCTGCCAGGCCGAGTTCAAATCCGCCGTTTGTCACATGCTCGCCGGCCACGGAATCTTTTACTGAAACGAAATCGATCATCGTTAGGTTCGGGGTCCCAAAACCAATGCCGGGAGCGCTCCGTTCTTCAAATGACAGGACAATGCTCTGTCCATTATAGGCGGTCAGATTAGCGGTATGCAGAACCCCCGATATACTGGTGGTCGTTGAATACAGCTCTTCAAGTTCGGTACCTGCATTGTTCCGTATTACGACTCTGTAGCTCGGCGTGTAGCCCGGTGTAAAATCTCCGTCATTAAGCTTGACACTATCTGTCCAGGTGAGTGTCGTCGTCCCGGTGAGGCCGCTTAGGTTCAGGGTCTGCATGAGGCGCGAATCTGACGTGGCATTCAGGAATGCGGAATATCCACCTGACAGAGGACTGACGCCCGTTGAGTCTCCGTTGGACACGTCCGCCACCGTGACTCCCTGAGCCG includes the following:
- a CDS encoding DUF5018 domain-containing protein; translated protein: MKRTWLYMVVSFLLSAILAAGCSGGGGGGGISSGTSSDDNGVVTPSSKAITAFGIVTPAATGIVNESARTISVIVPYGTDNTALAATFTTTGASVVVGSTVQVTGVTVNNFSTPVVYTVNAADGSTQNYTVTVTVAYRTDKAITSYSISGVAGTIDENAKTISVNLSGLTDVTALTATFATSGTSVTAGGTVQVSGVTKNDFTNPVVYTVTAADGSHVDYTVTVTVPLVLGTPITSPTASPITSFGQTRDGNDTGTINEPWYYRESFPGQANVWEIDGDFSLIDGGDFQFVSALTLTFSDLSSFGSQTYGDLTFYGPLMGTAQGVTVADVSNGDSTGVSPLSGGYSAFLNATSDSRLMQTLNLSGLTGTTTLTWTDSVKLNDGDFTPGYTPSYRVVIRNNAGTELEELYSTTTSISGVLHTANLTAYNGQSIVLSFEERSAPGIGFGTPNLTMIDFVSVKDSVAGEHVTNGGFELGLAGWTTNTPAEVQNMASRSENHDGLDVTRSFYTVPNKLWGRWVDVFENNTPSPITTTVHYGTELGTSGTAIIYDTPSTSSKAITAWDGDQYTRDIGMVFGNAGQVVYQSDDGLANGNGSDMIDFSYTITVPVGGSVAIVNFIILGTYDTSLTAADALAKATEIDNEALRIVNNFWSVTDPEFRDGMTQEQIDAIVNFPH